The genomic interval CAGATTTGTCTTTTTCTCCGGATATTATTGCAGGAAACATGTTTATTTTTAAACCAATAGACAATTTACAGTTCTCTTTCTTATCTAAATTTGTTGGCAAACAATACATGAGTAATTTTGGAAGTGCTATTTCTGATAACGATGTTTTAAACGATTATTTTACGTCTGATTTTAATATTGTGTATCAAATAACACCAAACAAAGTTTTTAAATCGATTGTATTTTCTGCTTTGGTAAATAATATTTTTAATACCGAATATGTAGACAGAGGTTATTATTATACATATGATGATGATTGGTCTGACCCAAACCAAATTACTACGGTAGATGGTGCAGGTTATTATCCGCAAGCAACTAGAAATTTCTTAGTTGGCGTTACCTTAAAGTTTTAATCGCAGGGCGATAACCAAGGATTTATTCTCTTATTCTTACATCGAGGTTTTTGATTAAAAACTTCATTTTTTAATAGTTTTTGATTAAAATTGATCAAAAAACAAACAAAACGAGCATTTTCTATTGAAAATTGCTCGTTTTGTCGTATATTGGAAATTATGAAAAATTCATTTTTATACATCAATAATAACACAAGCATTTATAGTCTCGCTTTTTACTATCTAAAAGGTCATTCTAATAAATCAATTGCACTCGCTTTCTAGTTTTTCTATTCCTTAATTTTTTAAGAAAATTAAACCCGTATTAATCTTCAACTTCATATTAAGTGTTCTTACACTTATTTAAAACTGTACATATGAAAATAATTAAAATACAAAGAAAAACTAAATATCAAAAATACTATTCCTCTGCAATGGGAACTTTAAATTCTAGAGTAACTTATATTAAAAAATATTTTTTAGGAATTCCTATTAAAACTATCCATGAATACCGAGAAACGTATTATGGAGAAGTGAAAACGTGTGATGATTGCAATTTATTTATTTAAAATTAATCTTTAAAAAACCGAAACAATATATGAGACAACTTAAAATTGTAAAACAAGTAACCAATCGTGACGCCAAATCTTTAGAAAAATATTTTCAAGAAATTAGTAAAATTGGGTTAATTACTGCTGATGAAGAAGTAGAATTAGCTTTAGAAATAAAGAAAGGAAACAACAGAGCATTGGATAAACTTGTAAAAGCAAATTTAAGGTTTGTAGTTTCTGTTGCAAAACAATATCAAGGTCAGGGTTTAAAGCTATCTGACTTAATCAATGAAGGGAATTTAGGCCTTGTAAAAGCTGCAAAACGTTTTGACGAAACAAGAGGTTTTAAATTTATCTCTTATGCTGTTTGGTGGATTCGTCAGGCAATTATGTCTGCTTTGGCAGAACAATCTCGTATAGTACGTTTGCCTTTAAATAAAATTGGTAGTATTAATAAAATACGAAAAATCTATGCTCGTTTAGAACAAGGAGAACAGCGTATGCCTACCAACAAAGAAATTGCAAAGCAGTTAGACATGACAGAGGATGAAGTTGAGCAATCTTTAAAAAATTCTGGTAGACATGTTTCTATGGATGCACCTTTTAAAGAAGGAGAAGATTCTAACTTATACAACGTATTACAGTCTGACGAGTCTCCAAGACCCGATAAAGACTTAATGAGTCAATCTTTATCCATTGAAATAAACAGAGCTTTAGACACGCTTTCTAACAAGGAAGCTAAAGTGATAAAAATGTTTTACGGCATTAATCTTCCGAGTCCTTATAGTTTAACCGAAATTGGGGCAACTATTGATTTATCTAGAGAGAGAGTTCGCCAAGTAAAGCAAAAAGCAATTAGACGCTTACAACATCAATCTAAAACACATCTTTTAAAAACATATTTAGGGTAAACCGTTTGTTTCCTTAATGAAATTACTTTTTAAAATCTCAAGCTTTTGCTTGGGATTTTTTTGGTTTAAAAAACAGAACTTAGTCTGACGACTGATATAAATTGTGTGTAAAGCAAGAAGAATTCGACCTAACAAAAAAAAAGACGAAAACCATTTAGTTTTCGTCTTCAACTTCACCTTCAGGTTTGATAAGTTTCGACTGATATTTTTCTAAAAACTTCTTTTGTCTCGCAATCATTTGCTCTCTTAATTTATCAATATCCATAAAGTCATTTCCAAAATTACTTCCAAAGAAATCATCATTAAAGAATTGTTTACTAAAAAGTGAATCTTGAGAAAAAACATCTTCAAATCCTTGATTTTCAAATCCTGAATAATTTGAGAAAAAACGTGATTTAAAAGATTGCATCAAACTATCTTTATCAGACATTGAGAGATTACCTAATTTATCATTTGAAGACCATGAATAAACACTATCATATCTAATTAAATTTCCGTTTTCATCAAATTCTTTATCAACTTTCCAAGTGCCTTTAGGCTCTTCAACTATATCCGTTTTATTATTTTCTTTTTCAACTTTTTTAGTTTCATTCGCTTGTCCTTTACAACTAATACTTAATAAGCAAACCATAAATAATAAAATATACTTATTCATCACTTTACATTTTATGTTAAACTTAATTTTGAATTTGTTCTAAATGTTTTGAACAAACTACTAGTTTCTATCATTTTTAATCAATTTGTTTTTGAAATATATTTGATAACTTGCATTTTTGGTGAGGTAAATTTTCCTTTAACCGTTACCCATCCCCTGATTTAAAATTTCTTGGCATAACATTATAATTTTAAAGAATTAAACTTATTGTTAAGAGGATGCTGAAAAAAATCAGCATCCTTCTTAATACTTTGCTCTAAAATTTAGTGAAACAATTATGAAATATTAATGCTTCTGGCAGGCTTTTGTTTAGCCTCTTCTTTTTTTGGTAAAAGAATATTTAAAATACCATTATCATAATTTGCATTAATCTTTTCATCGTTTACACTTTCCGGTAAATTAAAGGTTCTCTTGAACGAAGAATAACCAAATTCTCTACGAGTATAATTTTCTTCCTTATGTTCATTTTCTAACTTTGTTTCTGTAGAAATAGATAATACTTGATTATCAAGGTCAATTTTGAAATCTGATTTCTTTAGACCTGGAACTGCCATTTCAACCATAAAAGCATCGGCAGTTTCTTTAATATTTACTTTAGGCAAAGTAATTCCAGTATTAAAGTTTGAAGTGAATACTGATGGTAGGTCTCTATTAAAGATGTCATCTAACCAATTTGACAAAGTTGGGAAGTTTTGATTTGAATTGCTGTTCGCTAAACTTCCATTTTTAGGAACAGTTGCTAAATTGCTCATAATTAAAAAATTTAAATTAAACATTATTTCAAAGTTGAAATCTTTACGACTTCGATAATGTTTAAACAAATTAAATACCAAAATCGATTTATTGGTATTTATCACAATTATTCAGTGTTATTTTGTCATAATTCCGAAAAACTGTCATATTTACTCACAATAAAATGACATATTTACATTTATTAAAACTGGTAAAAAATAAAACTACCGAATAAAAAATTGATTAATTTAGTGTTTAACCAAAGTTAGTTGCATTTTTATTCACTTCAATTTTCCTTCGGAAAATAGCCGTTCATAAAAATCACATGCATTCAATAACTTCACAAATCTAAAATTATAGATTTGTGAAATGAAAATAAAAAACATCTACTTATGAATAATATAATAGACCGAATTACAAAAATGGAAAACATATTAGACGAACTCACTATGGTAGTTGAAGAATCTGACAAAGCAATGAATGAACTTGTTGGTTCTTTAAAAAATTTAAACACATTAAAAAAATATTATGAATCTCAATATATGAAAGATGTTATGGCAGACAAAATAAATGAAGTCCCACAAGACCTTAAACGAGGTGTTTTGAGTGAGGATGCTGTTCATATGTTACTTACCGATTTGGTTGAATTATCTAACAAAATGGAAAATTTGAGCAAAAAAATAAGATAATTTATATCTAAAATTACACTAATAAACAGCAAACAAAATACAACGAACTTCAAATACCTTATAAAAATAATTTCGGATTAACGCTTAATCAAAGATCATTACAAACTCAACTATTCTTATACATCAACGATAGGTAATTTAAAAAACAAAAAAAGGGAACAAAATGCTCCCTTTTCTAAAATCTTGTAGTTTTATTATTCAGCTTCCAACAACAAAACAATTTTATTAAAATCTGCCGCACTATTAATGACTGTTCTGTACTCTTCATACATGTCAACTTCAATACTGTTTTCTTTATAATATTCGTTGGCTGTTACTGTTAATGTGTTTCCTTTTAATTGATAAGAAGATTTAAAAAAGAACAATTCTTTTCCGTCTTTCACATACGAGTTATCGATATTAATATCCTCTAAATTGGTTATTTTATAACCTTCAGGAATATGAAGTGTTAAGGTTCTATTATAACCTCTATGAAACTGTCCTTCTAACGGTAAAACTCTTTCTTTTTCTTGATACATTTCTATTTGTTGTCCAATTAAATCGCCCAACTTAAATAAATATTTTCTTCCTGCTTTTTCTACAAAACCTTCCGTAGTAAAATCTACTTTTATCTGTAAAGGCTTAATTCCAAACAGTTCTGCATCGGCATTTATCAACTCTCTTTTTTCTACTTCAAAATCGTACGTCATGCTTTCTACAAAACTATCTACCAAGTCATTTCTAGCATCTTCACCCTGAATTAAATGCATAAAAGGCTGAATATTCATTGCGTAATATCCGCCGAAAGCTCTATCTAAATGAACGGTATTTTCGGTTAAATTATCTTTATTAAAATCAATGGTTACCTTCATCACATCTAAAACCTCATCTACTTTTACGGGTTCTATATATGTAATTCTACCTGTAACAGATTTCAGATTTCCAACAACACCTTCCTTTAAAAAAAAACCATAATTGTCCGTTAGATAAGGTAACGGAAAACCATATCTTGTTCCGGATGCATTTGGAGATAGATACTTTTTTGATGTAGGGAAATACAGTAAAAAGTCGGTTAAAAAATTTGTTGCTTCAAATTCTGGGTCAAACTTCATTTCATTTCTATCGGTTGTTATCACCAATTCATGTTCTATATTTAAGGTTCTTAAAACAGCAACATATAATTTAATAACACCACTTTCATTAGCTATTTGTGTCTGTAAAATAAGGTCTAAATCTTGTAAATCTGGATTATAACTATCTTGAGAGTACACAGTTGATTTTATATAAAAATCTAATTTTCTAATAATACTTTCTTGATCTGCATCTTTTGGCAGCTCTAATTCTTTTATAAAATCATTTAGTAATCCCTTTGTTTTCTCAGAATATTCAGGATAATAAGAAGCGTACACAGTTTCTGCAATATTACTGTAAGAGATAATATCAACATCCATATTATCTACATTTTTATCCATTTTATAAAGGATAAAACCTCTTGAAGCATTGTAAGGTGCTTGGTATTCATTTTCTAATTTTTCAACTTTAGAAACATGTAATTTATAATGTATTTTATCTGTACTTAATGTATCTCTTTCTACATCTGGTAAATTATTATAGCTCTTAAATTTAAACAACAAATTACTTGGAGAATACAGATCAAATTCTACTTGATCTTTATAGTAATCATCTTGAATGTAAAATTTATTTCCGGTATAACTTGGCGGTCTTTTTACCACATACATATATTCTATAAAACTACCTTTTGTAATACCTTCTAAAGCAAAATATGTATACGTATTACCGGTTTCTTCGTCTTCTGCTGTAAGAATTTTAGATTTATCTAAGTTGATAATTTTTCCATCGGCAGTAATTACTCTCGCTTTATTTACTTGCATTTCTGCTTCCGATGAAAATGGCAGATAGATTTTATTAAACTCCTCGATTGCATCATCAGAATTTAACCATAAAACTTTGTGTTCTAAAAAGAATTCTACCAAATAATCCTCTTGAAAATAAAACTCTGTTACTGTCTTTTCTTTAACAGCAATCATATCTTCAGAAATTTCTTTATCTACTTTATAATTCGGATTTACCTCCCAATCATAGCTTTCGAAAAAGGGTTTTTCTTGAGCGTTTACAATCTGAAAAACACATAAGAAAGCTATTAATAGGTAAATTTTATTCTTCATCATTCGTTTATTTAAAATCATGTCTTATTTGTTATATGAAGTTCTGAAATAAATTCAGATTAACACATCATGATTATTAATTAATTTGTTTTTATTCTTTTTTTAAAACTACAATTTCTTTATAATTTCTTTCAATTTTTTGAATCTCTTTGTTTACTTCTTTTTGTTGTTCTCTTGATAAAACTAAGAAGTTTAACTCAATTTCATGATTATAAATTACTTCATTTCCTTTTACTTGATAGGTGATTTCTGAAGTTAATAAATCATTAGAAACTGTTATTGATTCTGGAACATAGTCTACTTTATAACCTACCGGAATTTCTAATTTAGTAGTATACTTATAGTGTTTTTGATATTCGTATTCTATAGCGTTTTTTCTATTTTTATCAGCTTTAAATAAAGAGATTTCTTTTTTTAAATTTAGATTGATATAAATTTCATCACCTAAATTCTTAGCGTAGTTATTAATTTCAAAATCATAATCTACTATAAAATCATCATCATAATGATATTTATTGGTTTCCTTAAAACTATTTATTTGAAAGCTATTGTTTCCTTTTTCAAATACGCGTTTATAAAACTTCTTCAACTTAGCTTCCGTATTTCCAGATTCTAGTGTATTAAAAATATCACTTTTTAAATATCCAGAAATTATCGTCTTTGAAGAACCAATAACGTTACCGTTTTCTATTTTGATATTACTAACATCTATAACAGCATTTTCTTTTGCTGCAATAATTGGCACTTTTTTTATCTTAAAATCTTTTCCGTAACCAACCAATGCTTCTTTTCCTTGAATAAAAGAAGTTGGCATTCCAAATTTTATATATCTGCCAGTGGCGTCTAAATAATAGGTTTTTCCATTGTTTTCGTAAGAAAGAATCATGTGATTGTCTACAACTGGCGTTGGAACTTCGTTATAAGTGTAAGGAATACTTCTGGTACCAATCCAAGTTAAATTTCCTTTTACGCCTGCAATTTCTAACATTCTGTATAAAATGCTCGAGTTGTCTTTACAATCTCCATACTTTTTTCTAAAAACATCATTCGATTCTCTTGGTATAAATCCACCTAAAGCATACTCAAAAGCAATGTATTTTATGTTTTGTTGTGTCCAATAATAAATAGCCTTTACCTTTTCTAAATCGGTTTTTTTATCCGCAGTAATTTTAGAAACCAAAGCTACTAATTCTTCACTTGGAGCTTCTGTATTTATATTTTCTACCATCGAATAATACCAATTATACAAATCGGAAACTTCACCTAATAACTTCTTTTTTTCATTCTTAATTTTATAAGAAGTAATAACAGGAACTATATGTGGTAAAATGGTTTTATAACTTGGTGTATTAGACTCATATTCATATTTGGGTTGGTTATTTAACGTCCAAGAATAAATAATCGTCTTTCCTTTTTTCTCTTTACTGAATGTAATTTGAGCATCAGAAATATTAAATTCCTTAAATTCTAGCGTTACATTTTCATCAGCAATAATGGTTACCTTGTTTTGTTCAATAGGAAAATAATCACCAAAATAAAAAGGAGTTAAAAAACGAGGGTTTTTAATTTCTTGGCTATATTTTAATCTAGATTTCGACCCTTTTTTTAAGTTAGAATATACAAAATTTAACAATTTAGAATCATCATGAAAAGACTGATTCAATTCATCTTTCTCAGTAAATTTTTCTACTTTGTTCTCTACATATTCATTATTTTCAAAAGAAAAAGAAGAAGCTTCTATATTCTTTAATTCGAAAAACGCAGAGAAATTTAAGGTGTTTTTAGAGTTATACGTTGCGGCATCATTTAAATACAAATCTTCTTCAATAAACTCTTGGTCTATTTGTAAACTATCATTTATAATGCTTATTGTAATACTAGTTTCTTGTTGTAAACGGACTCTTCCATCTTCTGGATGCAGTTTATGATACTTTAAATATTCAGCAGAATACTGAGCGTTTAAGCTTGTTACAAAGCATAAAAAAAATGCAATAAAAATGGATTTATAAATACTCAACCTTGTTTATTTTATATAAATCTAAAATACAAAAAAGAGAGAACAAAAACCCAACTTAAGGTTCTTGTTCTCTCTTTTTATATCTTTTTTAACGTTAAGAATCCATTCTACCAACGGCACAACTCACAAAAGATTTTGCTTTGTGTACAATCGTATTTGCATCTCCAACTTCTGGATATCCTAATTTAGAAAGCTTTAATTTAATTTCTTCTAAATTTTCTTTTTCTGATGCAATAGAAACAATTGATTTTTCGATATCAATCTCTATTTCAGTAACACCATCTAAGGCTAACAAACCTTTTTTAATAGTTGCAGCGCAACCGCCACATTTTAAGTTTTCTATTTCTATTTGAGATTTCATATTTTTTAATTTTCTTGTTTCCATTTGTTATATCCACCTAAAACATTGTAGACTTCATAACCATTTTCTTTGAGAATTTTAGAGGCTTTTACACTTCTTTTTCCGCTTCTACAGTATAAATACACTGGTTTAGATTTATCTAATTTCTTAGAAGCTTTTTCTTTAAAATCAGCATCAAAATAATTTGCAAAAGTTGCTGTTTCTATAGCACCTTCATTTATTTCTGCAGGTGTTCTAACATCCATTAATTGAACTTTTTCTTTAGAAAGTAACTCTTTTAATTCTTGTGTAGACACAGACTTAACGTCTTCTTGAGAATTACAGTTTATAAAAAAGAAACCAATAAATAAAAGGCATAAAACATTTTTCATAATTTCTTATTTTAAAGTTGAAGGACAAACAGCCGCTGTTCTTTCTATGTTAGAATTTCTTATGGCTGCATAACCGCCTGCAACATCAATTACATTGTGAATACCTCTTGCTTTTAATATAGAAGCTGCAATTACAGAACGATAACCACCACCACAATACACATAAAAATCTCCTTTTTCTGGAAATTCAGAAATATGATCATTTAAAAAATCTAACGGTGTATTTTTTGCTACAACTGCATGTTCACTTGCAAATTCTCCTGGTTTTCTAGCATCAAAAACTACTGCATTTTCTTTTATTTTATCTTCTAAAACCTGAACAGAAACAGATGTTAATGTATCTACTTCTTTACCTGCTTTTTGCCAAGCAGCAAAGTTTCCTTCTAAATACCCTAAAACATTATCGAAACCAACTCTAGACAAACGGGTAATGGTATCTTCTTCTCTTCCTTCTGGAGCAACTAATAAAATTGGTTGCTTAATATCTTTAATTAATGCACCAACCCAAGGAGCAAATCCTCCATCAATACCAATAAAAATAGACTGTGGAATAAACCCTTTTACAAACTCCGTTTGATGACGAACGTCTAAAACAATGGCACCTGTTTCATTTGCAATGATTTCAAAATCTTTAACAGATAATGGTTTTTCACTGTTTTTAATCACATCATCAATACTTTTATACCCTTCTTTATTCAACTTTACATTTAAAGGAAAATAAGCTGGAGGAGGCAATAAACCATCCGTTACTTCTTTCACAAACTCCTCTTTGGTCATGTTTGCTCTTAACGCATAATTGGTTTCTTTTTGGTTACCAATTGTACCAACCGTTTCTTTGCTTAAATTTTTACCACAAGCAGAACCAGCTCCATGAGCAGGGTATACAATAACCTCATCGGCTAAAGTCATTACTTTGGTACGTAAACTATCAAACAAAAAACCTGCTAAATCTTTTTCCGTTACATCGCTTTTTTGAGCTAAATCTGGGCGACCAACATCACCTAAAAACAAGGTATCACCGCTAAAAAGTGCATGGTCTTTTCCGTTTTCATCCTTTAACAAATAACAAGAACTTTCCATTGTATGACCTGGAGTGTGTAATACCGTAATGGTAATATTTCCTACTTTAAAAACCTGATTATCTTCTGCAATAATGGCATCGAAATTTGTTTTTGCTGTTGGGCCAAATACAATTTGTGCGCCCGTTTTTTCTGCCAAGGTAACATGTCCACTCACAAAATCTGCATGAAAATGTGTTTCGAAAATATACTTGATTTTCGCATTATTTTTAGCTGCACTATCTATATAATCTTGTACTTCTCTTAATGGATCTATAATAGCAACTTCGCCATTACTTTCTATGTAGTAAGCCCCTTG from Polaribacter sejongensis carries:
- a CDS encoding sigma-70 family RNA polymerase sigma factor, giving the protein MRQLKIVKQVTNRDAKSLEKYFQEISKIGLITADEEVELALEIKKGNNRALDKLVKANLRFVVSVAKQYQGQGLKLSDLINEGNLGLVKAAKRFDETRGFKFISYAVWWIRQAIMSALAEQSRIVRLPLNKIGSINKIRKIYARLEQGEQRMPTNKEIAKQLDMTEDEVEQSLKNSGRHVSMDAPFKEGEDSNLYNVLQSDESPRPDKDLMSQSLSIEINRALDTLSNKEAKVIKMFYGINLPSPYSLTEIGATIDLSRERVRQVKQKAIRRLQHQSKTHLLKTYLG
- a CDS encoding Hsp20/alpha crystallin family protein, with product MSNLATVPKNGSLANSNSNQNFPTLSNWLDDIFNRDLPSVFTSNFNTGITLPKVNIKETADAFMVEMAVPGLKKSDFKIDLDNQVLSISTETKLENEHKEENYTRREFGYSSFKRTFNLPESVNDEKINANYDNGILNILLPKKEEAKQKPARSINIS
- a CDS encoding DUF4298 domain-containing protein; this translates as MNNIIDRITKMENILDELTMVVEESDKAMNELVGSLKNLNTLKKYYESQYMKDVMADKINEVPQDLKRGVLSEDAVHMLLTDLVELSNKMENLSKKIR
- a CDS encoding DUF3857 domain-containing protein, translated to MKNKIYLLIAFLCVFQIVNAQEKPFFESYDWEVNPNYKVDKEISEDMIAVKEKTVTEFYFQEDYLVEFFLEHKVLWLNSDDAIEEFNKIYLPFSSEAEMQVNKARVITADGKIINLDKSKILTAEDEETGNTYTYFALEGITKGSFIEYMYVVKRPPSYTGNKFYIQDDYYKDQVEFDLYSPSNLLFKFKSYNNLPDVERDTLSTDKIHYKLHVSKVEKLENEYQAPYNASRGFILYKMDKNVDNMDVDIISYSNIAETVYASYYPEYSEKTKGLLNDFIKELELPKDADQESIIRKLDFYIKSTVYSQDSYNPDLQDLDLILQTQIANESGVIKLYVAVLRTLNIEHELVITTDRNEMKFDPEFEATNFLTDFLLYFPTSKKYLSPNASGTRYGFPLPYLTDNYGFFLKEGVVGNLKSVTGRITYIEPVKVDEVLDVMKVTIDFNKDNLTENTVHLDRAFGGYYAMNIQPFMHLIQGEDARNDLVDSFVESMTYDFEVEKRELINADAELFGIKPLQIKVDFTTEGFVEKAGRKYLFKLGDLIGQQIEMYQEKERVLPLEGQFHRGYNRTLTLHIPEGYKITNLEDINIDNSYVKDGKELFFFKSSYQLKGNTLTVTANEYYKENSIEVDMYEEYRTVINSAADFNKIVLLLEAE
- a CDS encoding transglutaminase-like domain-containing protein; its protein translation is MSIYKSIFIAFFLCFVTSLNAQYSAEYLKYHKLHPEDGRVRLQQETSITISIINDSLQIDQEFIEEDLYLNDAATYNSKNTLNFSAFFELKNIEASSFSFENNEYVENKVEKFTEKDELNQSFHDDSKLLNFVYSNLKKGSKSRLKYSQEIKNPRFLTPFYFGDYFPIEQNKVTIIADENVTLEFKEFNISDAQITFSKEKKGKTIIYSWTLNNQPKYEYESNTPSYKTILPHIVPVITSYKIKNEKKKLLGEVSDLYNWYYSMVENINTEAPSEELVALVSKITADKKTDLEKVKAIYYWTQQNIKYIAFEYALGGFIPRESNDVFRKKYGDCKDNSSILYRMLEIAGVKGNLTWIGTRSIPYTYNEVPTPVVDNHMILSYENNGKTYYLDATGRYIKFGMPTSFIQGKEALVGYGKDFKIKKVPIIAAKENAVIDVSNIKIENGNVIGSSKTIISGYLKSDIFNTLESGNTEAKLKKFYKRVFEKGNNSFQINSFKETNKYHYDDDFIVDYDFEINNYAKNLGDEIYINLNLKKEISLFKADKNRKNAIEYEYQKHYKYTTKLEIPVGYKVDYVPESITVSNDLLTSEITYQVKGNEVIYNHEIELNFLVLSREQQKEVNKEIQKIERNYKEIVVLKKE
- a CDS encoding heavy-metal-associated domain-containing protein produces the protein MKSQIEIENLKCGGCAATIKKGLLALDGVTEIEIDIEKSIVSIASEKENLEEIKLKLSKLGYPEVGDANTIVHKAKSFVSCAVGRMDS
- a CDS encoding rhodanese-like domain-containing protein — its product is MKNVLCLLFIGFFFINCNSQEDVKSVSTQELKELLSKEKVQLMDVRTPAEINEGAIETATFANYFDADFKEKASKKLDKSKPVYLYCRSGKRSVKASKILKENGYEVYNVLGGYNKWKQEN
- a CDS encoding MBL fold metallo-hydrolase translates to MIIEQIYTGCLAQGAYYIESNGEVAIIDPLREVQDYIDSAAKNNAKIKYIFETHFHADFVSGHVTLAEKTGAQIVFGPTAKTNFDAIIAEDNQVFKVGNITITVLHTPGHTMESSCYLLKDENGKDHALFSGDTLFLGDVGRPDLAQKSDVTEKDLAGFLFDSLRTKVMTLADEVIVYPAHGAGSACGKNLSKETVGTIGNQKETNYALRANMTKEEFVKEVTDGLLPPPAYFPLNVKLNKEGYKSIDDVIKNSEKPLSVKDFEIIANETGAIVLDVRHQTEFVKGFIPQSIFIGIDGGFAPWVGALIKDIKQPILLVAPEGREEDTITRLSRVGFDNVLGYLEGNFAAWQKAGKEVDTLTSVSVQVLEDKIKENAVVFDARKPGEFASEHAVVAKNTPLDFLNDHISEFPEKGDFYVYCGGGYRSVIAASILKARGIHNVIDVAGGYAAIRNSNIERTAAVCPSTLK